In one window of Sulfolobales archaeon DNA:
- the pgsA gene encoding archaetidylinositol phosphate synthase, giving the protein MLNRFRTYFKRFITPIALAIAKYEINPNILTLSGFSISLLTPILSMKYSFPGFLIGLLLSSFFDVLDGEVARVSGRVSGFGAFLDSTCDRISDAIYIYSLSFLGLDLNIVIILIVLSLMISYTRARAESLGVKIEGVGLMERGERIIYLALISILGIFSRELMIIGAYIMIILTLYTFIERVVHVSQSMRKVSRDR; this is encoded by the coding sequence ATGCTAAATAGGTTTAGAACATATTTCAAGAGATTTATAACACCTATAGCACTCGCTATAGCTAAGTATGAGATTAACCCCAACATACTTACTCTCTCAGGATTCTCTATATCTCTACTAACACCCATACTATCTATGAAGTATTCCTTCCCAGGCTTTCTAATAGGATTACTTCTATCATCATTTTTCGATGTGCTGGATGGAGAGGTTGCAAGAGTTAGTGGTAGGGTATCAGGTTTTGGAGCGTTTCTAGATTCTACATGTGATAGGATTTCTGATGCTATCTATATCTACTCTCTATCATTTCTAGGTCTTGATCTTAATATTGTGATCATATTAATAGTGCTCAGCCTGATGATAAGCTATACAAGAGCTAGAGCTGAAAGTCTTGGTGTGAAAATAGAGGGTGTAGGGCTTATGGAGAGGGGGGAGAGGATAATTTATCTGGCCTTGATCTCTATTCTAGGCATCTTCTCTAGGGAGCTTATGATCATAGGCGCTTATATAATGATCATTCTAACGCTATATACTTTCATAGAGAGAGTTGTGCATGTTTCACAGAGCATGAGAAAAGTTTCTAGAGATAGATAA